In the genome of Vicia villosa cultivar HV-30 ecotype Madison, WI linkage group LG7, Vvil1.0, whole genome shotgun sequence, one region contains:
- the LOC131620824 gene encoding protein GRAVITROPIC IN THE LIGHT 1: MELSTNTKPVKPSSNISEMVYKFAKVCKLKSIGVFTSETPNLQHLHRPIEVQPHSIVEVKTKEDSCGDLGILNKIFDSVLDLKFAYLELQQAHIPYDPKKIVAADDAVVAEIGKLCKIKREYKEKQSKKAIINAELYELFMKEIMAKEAFLGKLKSRKSAKDSKLIRLRQLRDDLEIGNKNLSEKIKQIRLEERKNSSVLSVAKFQDVFKAASKSIHDFAKPLISLMKASGWDLDIATKSIENNAVYSKKCDKKYAFEAYIARRMFHGIALTSYDVSDVMKFDDPYDALMENPESNFASFCRAKYLLVVHPEMEEAFFGNSEYREFIASGKHPRTEFYQLFARMAKWIWVLLGSAVTIDPNATMFSVSKGSIFSTAYMESIGKENEFASPSDEEQLVTYKVQFMIMPGFKIGPTIVKSRVYASQHRSS; encoded by the coding sequence ATGGAGCTGTCAACAAACACTAAACCTGTGAAACCCAGCTCAAATATATCAGAAATGGTTTACAAATTTGCCAAAGTTTGTAAGTTGAAGTCTATTGGGGTTTTCACTTCTGAAACCCCTAATCTTCAACATTTGCATAGACCTATTGAAGTTCAACCTCACTCTATTGTTGAAGTGAAAACCAAAGAGGATTCTTGTGGTGATTTGGGGATCTTGAATAAGATATTTGATTCTGTTTTGGATTTGAAGTTTGCATATCTTGAGCTGCAACAAGCTCATATTCCGTATGATCCGAAAAAGATTGTGGCTGCTGATGATGCTGTTGTGGCTGAGATTGGGAAGCTTTGTAAGATTAAGAGGGAGTATAAGGAGAAGCAATCGAAGAAGGCGATTATCAATGCGGAACTTTATGaactttttatgaaggaaattatggCAAAAGAGGCCTTTTTAGGGAAGCTTAAGTCTCGAAAAAGTGCGAAAGATTCTAAGCTTATTCGGTTGCGGCAACTACGTGATGATTTGGAAATAGGGAACAAGAATCTGAGTGAGAAAATCAAGCAGATTAGGTTAGAGGAAAGAAAAAATTCGAGCGTTTTGAGTGTTGCTAAGTTTCAAGATGTCTTTAAGGCTGCTTCGAAATCTATTCATGATTTTGCGAAACCGTTGATTAGTTTGATGAAAGCTTCGGGTTGGGATCTTGATATAGCCACAAAGTCGATCGAGAACAATGCTGTGTATTCGAAAAAATGCGACAAGAAATATGCTTTCGAGGCCTACATTGCTCGGAGGATGTTTCATGGGATTGCATTAACTTCCTATGATGTGAGTGATGTTATGAAGTTTGATGACCCATACGACGCACTAATGGAGAATCCCGAGTCAAATTTCGCAAGCTTTTGCCGAGCAAAATATCTTCTAGTTGTTCATCCTGAAATGGAGGAGGCGTTCTTTGGCAATTCGGAGTACCGCGAATTCATAGCAAGCGGCAAGCATCCAAGAACAGAATTCTATCAGTTATttgcaagaatggcaaaatggatttGGGTTTTGCTAGGATCTGCAGTCACAATAGACCCTAATGCTACCATGTTTTCTGTGAGCAAAGGAAGCATCTTCTCAACCGCATACATGGAATCTATCGGGAAAGAAAACGAATTCGCAAGTCCTTCCGACGAAGAACAACTAGTAACCTACAAAGTTCAGTTTATGATCATGCCAGGGTTTAAAATTGGACCGACTATCGTGAAGTCTCGAGTCTATGCTTCGCAACACCGTTCAAGCTAA
- the LOC131620825 gene encoding transcription repressor OFP17 — protein MKVKALSIFKSKFLKPCKKLILFFKLKPKKLVFIRALKKSKPQKPSSPSKPMSSLLSSVFRSSPKKSKDFDKLQSFKSPSTMQQETPIFPSPLTPACVRTNKIEGSKSEASSEEVEDACRSFENYLAEMIVEEGKTKDLMDVEELLYCWKNLKCPVFIDLVCRFYGELCKDLFSSDNEESYKLIE, from the coding sequence ATGAAAGTGAAAGCATTGAGTATCTTTAAatccaagtttctcaaaccatgcAAAAAACTAATACTTTTCTTCAAACTTAAACCCAAGAAACTTGTATTTATAAGAGCTCTAAAAAAATCTAAACCCCAAAAACCTTCTTCCCCATCAAAACCaatgtcttctttgttatcatcaGTGTTCCGTTCCTCCCCGAAGAAATCCAAAGATTTCGACAAGTTGCAAAGCTTCAAGTCTCCTTCTACCATGCAACAAGAAACACCGATCTTTCCTTCACCGCTTACACCAGCTTGCGTAAGGACAAACAAAATAGAAGGTTCCAAAAGTGAAGCTTCGAGCGAAGAAGTGGAAGACGCGTGCAGGAGTTTCGAGAACTATTTGGCAGAGATGATTGTTGAAGAAGGGAAGACTAAGGACTTGATGGATGTTGAAGAACTTCTATATTGCTGGAAGAATCTCAAGTGTCCTGTCTTCATTGATTTAGTTTGTAGATTCTATGGTGAGCTTTGCAAGGACTTGTTTTCTTCAGATAATGAAGAAAGTTACAAGCTTATAGAGTAA